The proteins below are encoded in one region of Phaseolus vulgaris cultivar G19833 chromosome 1, P. vulgaris v2.0, whole genome shotgun sequence:
- the LOC137816006 gene encoding uncharacterized protein yields MPPTSLVQHTHQSVKQVTPNRVTNPRGHLFTDDIIATPLPEKWRGLTINLYDGSTDPDEHLNIFRTQMTLYTTDRTVWCKVFPTSLREGPLGWFSDLPPNSITSFDTLELKFTTQYATSRPHRTSSMSLLNVKQERGESLRTFMDRFSKVCTSIRNLNPDIAMHHLVSTILPRRFTESLIKRPPCNMDELRTRATKFMQIEEHIDYHRKTHVENTDRGKGIRPPIVPTDRDRYRPNRGPRFHNNTLLIVPRGKVLDEALQIELIPALKQSQTPPNADTSKRCQYHRNYDHTTEGCQALKDKIEELVHAGHLCKFVKTTITAPRSPQGDHDPRERSGRRDDRTRDDHYRSNRRKRNKSPVRRTRPKSESPERRIRTKQKVRAVINTIAGPVSLSQPPQEINYIAGGFAGGGCSNSARKKHLRAVQSVHSTSTQRRPHIPPITFTDDDFTAIDPAQDDPMVITVEIDKFKIAKVLVDQGSSVDILYWETFKKMKISEAEIQSYNEQIVGFSGERVDTRGFIDLYTTFGDDYLSKTINIRYLLVNANTSYNILLGRPSINRLKAIVSTPHLAMKFPSVNGDIATVHVDQKIARECYVASLKVEPTRRLYTTLADRTTERRGRSPERRSKGRESRRHLVALVDLDPWLDDPRMEAGEDLQPIFLRDKDRKTYMGTSLKLDDRDMIGKTLTKNADLFAWTAADMPGVKSDVITHRLSVYREARPIAQKKRKFGEERRKAAREETDKLVQAGFIQKAHYTTWLANVVMVKKANGKCRMCVDYTDLNKACPKDSYPLPTIDRLVDGAAGHQILSFLDAYSGYNQIQMYHRDREKTAFRTDSDNFFYEVMPFGLKNAGATYQRLMDHVFHDMIGRNVEVYVDDIVVKSDSCAQHMSDLKEVFQALRRYRMQLNPEKCAFGIEGGKFLGFMLTHRGIEANPEKCKAITEMRSPSGLKEIQRLMGRLTSLSRFVPKLAERTRPIIKLLKKTTKFEWTDECEQNFQQLKAFLASPPVIQKPNAREAIVVYLAVSNEAVSSVLV; encoded by the coding sequence ATGCCTCCCACATCACTCGTTCAGCACACCCATCAGAGTGTGAAGCAGGTAACCCCAAACAGGGTAACAAATCCGAGAGGCCATCTGTTCACCGACGATATCATAGCCACCCCTCTCCCTGAAAAATGGAGAGGCCTAACGATAAACCTTTACGACGGATCCACAGACCCGGACGAACatctgaatatattcagaacACAAATGACCCTTTACACGACTGATCGGACGGTGTGGTGTAAGGTCTTCCCCACCTCTCTCAGGGAAGGCCCCCTCGGATGGTTCTCTGACCTTCCACCCAATTCCATTACAAGCTTCGACACTTTAGAATTGAAATTCACTACACAGTATGCCACAAGTAGACCTCATCggacatcctccatgtccctcCTAAATGTCAAACAAGAAAGGGGAGAATCCTTACGAACATTTATGGacagatttagcaaagtgtgcACGAGCATTCGTAACCTTAATCCAGACATAGCCATGCATCATTTGGTCTCGACTATACTACCTAGAAGGTTTACTGAAAGTCTTATCAAACGACCTCCGTGCAATATGGATGAATTAAGAACAAGAGCGACAAAGTTCATGCAGATAGAAGAACACATTGATTATCATCGAAAGACGCATGTTGAAAACACGGACAGAGGTAAAGGGATTCGTCCCCCCATAGTGCCGACCGACCGGGATCGGTATCGCCCCAATAGGGGTCCCCGCTTCCACAACAACACCCTATTGATTGTACCAAGGGGTAAAGTTCTAGACGAAGCACTACAGATTGAATTGATTCCGGCACTAAAGCAGTCGCAAACTCCCCCCAATGCTGATACCAGTAAACGTTGCCAGTACCATCGTAACTACGACCACACGACCGAAGGATGCCAAGCCctgaaagataaaattgaagagCTCGTCCATGCCGGTCATCTCTGCAAGTTCGTGAAGACTACCATTACTGCACCCAGGTCACCCCAGGGTGATCATGATCCCCGAGAACGTTCGGGACGAAGAGACGACCGGACCCGCGACGATCACTATCGTTCAAACAGAAGGAAAAGAAACAAAAGTCCGGTTAGACGAACGAGACCTAAAAGCGAAAGCCCTGAGCGTAGGATTCGAACTAAGCAGAAAGTTCGTGCGGTCATCAATACAATTGCTGGACCAGTATCACTCAGCCAGCCCCCTCAAGAGATTAACTACATTGCAGGTGGTTTTGCAGGTGGAGGATGTTCTAATTCCGCAAGGAAGAAACATTTGAGAGCAGTTCAATCCGTTCATTCGACCTCCACACAACGCCGACCGCACATACCACCAATTACTTTCACCGACGATGATTTCACAGCAATTGATCCAGCTCAAGATGACCCCATGGTAATAACGGTGGAGATAGACAAATTCAAAATCGCAAAAGTCCTAGTAGATCAAGGTAGCTCGGTCGACATCCTTTACTGGGAAACATTTAAGAAGATGAAAATCTCAGAGGCAGAGATACAATCCTACAACGAACAGATAGTTGGTTTCTCAGGAGAAAGAGTAGATACGAGAGGATTTATTGATTTATACACTACATTCGGCGACGACTACCTCAGTAAGACCATCAACATACGATACCTACTCGTCAACGCCAACACATCGTACAATATTCTGCTCGGTCGTCCATCTATCAACAGGTTGAAAGCCATTGTCTCAACCCCTCATTTAGCTATGAAGTTCCCCTCGGTCAATGGAGATATAGCAACCGTACATGTAGATCAGAAAATAGCACGAGAGTGCTATGTAGCTAGCCTGAAGGTGGAGCCAACCCGAAGGCTTTATACCACGTTGGCCGACCGAACCACAGAGCGGAGAGGCCGGTCACCAGAAAGACGTTCTAAAGGAAGAGAATCTAGGAGACACTTAGTCGCCTTAGTCGATCTCGATCCCTGGCTGGATGATCCTCGAATGGAAGCGGGGGAAGATCTTCAACCCATATTCCTCCGCGACAAAGACCGCAAAACATACATGGGAACATCTCTCAAGCTGGACGACCGAGACATGATCGGTAAGACATTAACGAAAAACGCTGATCTTTTCGCTTGGACCGCTGCAGATATGCCAGGTGTAAAGTCAGATGTTATCACCCATCGGTTATCTGTCTACAGAGAGGCTAGGCCTATcgctcaaaagaaaagaaagtttgGTGAGGAGCGACGCAAAGCCGCACGGGAGGAAACAGATAAACTAGTTCAAGCTGGTTTTATTCAGAAAGCCCACTACACAACGTGGTTAGCTAATGTGGTGATGGTCAAAAAGGCGAATGGTAAATGTAGAATGTGTGTAGATTACACAGATCTTAACAaagcatgcccaaaggactcgtatccatTGCCTACAATCGACCGACTGGTCGACGGTGCGGCCGGTCATCAAATCCTAAGTTTCCTTGACGCTTATTCGGGATACAATCAAATACAGATGTACCACCGTGACAGAGAAAAGACTGCATTCAGAACAGATTCTGATAACTTCTTCTACGAAGTCATGCCGTTTGGTCTCAAGAATGCCGGAGCCACCTATCAGCGACTAATGGACCATGTTTTTCACGACATGATCGGTCGGAACGTAGAAGTATATGTCGACGACATTGTCGTGAAATCGGATTCATGCGCACAACACATGTCCGATTTGAAAGAGGTTTTTCAAGCCTTACGTCGATACCGCATGCAATTAAATCCAGAAAAATGTGCGTTCGGTATAGAGGGCGGCAAGTTCTTAGGCTTCATGCTTACCCATCGGGgcatagaagccaacccagaaaAATGTAAGGCCATCACGGAAATGAGAAGTCCAAGCGGACTCAAAGAAATCCAACGATTAATGGGTCGTCTTACGTCGCTGTCGCGGTTCGTCCCTAAACTTGCCGAACGAACGAGACCTATTATTAAACTTCTGAAGAAAACCACTAAATTCGAGTGGACGGATGAATGTGAACAGAACTTCCAACAGCTAAAGGCATTCTTAGCTTCCCCAccggtcatccagaaaccgAACGCGCGTGAGGCAATTGTAGTCTACCTGGCTGTTTCCAATGAAGCAGTAAGTTCTGTACTAGTGTAG